In Candidatus Chlorohelix allophototropha, one DNA window encodes the following:
- the minD gene encoding septum site-determining protein MinD, whose protein sequence is MPGKVITITSGKGGVGKTTTTANLGMSLAQFGKKVAVVDADIGLRNLDVVLGLENRIVYDLVDVVEGRARLRQALIKDKHTNNLCLLPAAQTRDKNAVSPAQMADLCRQLALEFDYVLVDSPAGIEQGFRNAIAGADGILIVTVPEVSAVRDADRIIGLVEAAELPTPELIVNRLKPAMVKRGDMMSVEDVKEILAVPVIGIVPEDESVVISTNRGEAVIFDNTSRAGKAFQNIARRLMGESVPFLSIEEPKQGLLYRIFGGDKR, encoded by the coding sequence ATGCCGGGTAAGGTTATCACAATCACCAGCGGCAAAGGTGGCGTAGGGAAAACTACTACCACTGCCAATCTAGGGATGTCGCTGGCGCAATTTGGCAAGAAAGTAGCAGTGGTAGATGCCGATATCGGTTTGCGAAACTTAGATGTGGTTCTTGGTTTGGAAAACCGGATTGTTTATGACCTTGTAGATGTAGTGGAAGGTCGCGCTCGCTTACGACAGGCGTTGATAAAAGATAAACACACCAACAATCTGTGTTTGTTACCTGCCGCCCAGACTCGCGACAAAAACGCGGTTAGCCCCGCTCAGATGGCAGATTTATGTCGGCAACTTGCCCTAGAATTTGACTATGTGTTGGTAGATAGCCCGGCAGGGATTGAGCAAGGCTTCAGGAATGCAATTGCGGGCGCAGATGGTATTTTGATTGTCACTGTACCGGAAGTATCTGCCGTTCGCGATGCCGATCGCATTATCGGTTTAGTTGAAGCTGCCGAACTCCCCACGCCTGAGTTGATTGTCAATCGACTGAAACCGGCGATGGTGAAGCGCGGTGATATGATGAGCGTAGAAGATGTGAAGGAAATTTTGGCTGTGCCTGTAATCGGCATTGTGCCAGAAGATGAGTCAGTGGTGATTTCTACAAACCGCGGTGAAGCGGTAATCTTCGATAATACCTCCAGAGCGGGCAAAGCTTTTCAGAACATCGCGCGGCGTTTGATGGGTGAAAGCGTGCCGTTTTTAAGTATAGAAGAGCCAAAACAAGGCTTGCTATACCGAATCTTTGGTGGTGACAAAAGATAA
- a CDS encoding penicillin-binding transpeptidase domain-containing protein yields the protein MVLRLDEDNLTRDNEREEDNSSRKKVGKALLMSRVNFLRVALMGGFTVLGWKLWDLQVNTPPEERQLATRTQVRDITIKPPRGVIYDRFGNPLVRNNPTYSVTITRAGLPPRLSDKEIQAMIKAGKKVVDPRQEVYDNLARFLGMTYVIGCIPDQILDSSRRNETLNILEPYLRISAQDIEKKLYLRKAQKLATSFMSLLEKIPLADYDRYLPLRDMPGVYFLSQGERLVLEAEFRTADFEPVVVWSSISREDANILDEKRLDLPGVGILQGYVRQYERPDLLSHLLGYTGVLQDNDELDRYNRKASGNQPAVYPDGTVPRKVYSIDDQVGRQGIEASMEEFLRGEKGGRAVQVDNAGNIVQTLAGSEQKAVPGHSVYLAIDPNIQAAATKAILEEIAAASAKKQASSLTGASVVLDVETGEVLALVSIPTYNNNLFRPNLTTAEDNELATQLTDKRNPLINRSIQGVYSPGSTFKLITSLAGLNENSINLSTTFDCTQYIWIPSNVGDGTSRDKFKCWGKHGSVNIESAITQSCDIFFYNVAQNASKDAVTGKQLAYYTAPDSKDPIAFKGMGITKLQKYMDMFGLGKQTGIELPDEYPGLLQTPETFPKDHQGNQWSLGDTITTAIGQNDTQMTPLQVCLMTATIANGGTLIRPRLVKRVLDNAGNEVVKDERFIMSVLEVSQTHLNTVKRGMRKVVLPGGTAESQMANQMGNLTVAGKTGTAEYGESYGQDASGNLLFPTLAWFTCFAPYEKPRYAVTTLITTAENQIEGSTFAVPAAKKILQALFPKETGVKA from the coding sequence ATGGTTTTACGGCTAGACGAAGACAACCTAACCAGAGATAACGAACGCGAAGAAGATAATTCATCCCGTAAAAAAGTTGGCAAAGCCTTACTGATGAGCCGAGTTAATTTTTTGCGGGTGGCGCTTATGGGTGGCTTTACCGTATTGGGCTGGAAGCTTTGGGATTTACAGGTTAACACCCCCCCAGAAGAACGCCAGCTTGCAACCCGTACTCAGGTTCGAGATATTACAATCAAACCACCTCGCGGTGTTATTTATGACCGCTTTGGCAACCCACTAGTTCGTAATAACCCAACTTATTCCGTAACAATTACCCGCGCCGGTCTTCCGCCCCGTCTAAGTGATAAAGAGATACAGGCGATGATTAAAGCCGGGAAAAAAGTGGTTGACCCGCGCCAAGAAGTTTATGATAACCTTGCCCGCTTCCTCGGTATGACTTATGTAATTGGTTGTATCCCCGATCAAATCCTTGATTCCTCCCGGCGCAATGAAACGCTGAATATTCTCGAACCATATCTTCGAATTTCAGCACAAGATATTGAAAAGAAATTATATCTGCGCAAAGCTCAGAAACTTGCCACCAGCTTTATGTCGTTGTTGGAGAAAATCCCGCTGGCTGATTACGACCGCTATTTGCCTTTGCGCGATATGCCCGGTGTATATTTTCTAAGTCAGGGTGAGCGGTTAGTGCTGGAAGCCGAATTCCGTACCGCCGATTTTGAACCGGTGGTAGTGTGGTCTAGTATCAGCCGTGAAGACGCGAATATTCTGGATGAGAAACGCTTGGACTTGCCGGGTGTAGGCATTTTGCAAGGTTACGTGCGCCAATATGAGCGTCCCGATTTGTTATCGCACTTGTTGGGTTATACGGGCGTGTTGCAGGATAATGATGAATTGGATCGCTATAATCGCAAAGCTTCCGGCAACCAACCCGCAGTTTATCCTGATGGTACAGTACCGCGCAAGGTTTATAGCATAGATGACCAAGTTGGCAGGCAGGGTATTGAGGCATCTATGGAAGAATTCCTGCGGGGCGAAAAGGGCGGGCGCGCCGTTCAAGTCGATAACGCGGGTAACATAGTTCAAACCCTAGCCGGAAGCGAACAGAAGGCTGTACCGGGGCATAGTGTCTATCTTGCAATAGATCCGAATATACAGGCGGCGGCTACCAAAGCAATTCTCGAAGAGATTGCGGCTGCTAGCGCGAAAAAACAAGCCAGTAGCCTTACCGGCGCATCTGTAGTGTTGGATGTGGAGACAGGCGAAGTGCTGGCACTCGTTTCTATACCCACCTACAATAACAACTTGTTCCGCCCTAATCTCACTACGGCTGAAGACAATGAACTGGCAACTCAGCTAACCGATAAACGCAACCCCTTAATCAATCGCTCTATTCAAGGGGTGTATTCACCGGGATCAACCTTTAAACTTATCACTTCGTTGGCAGGTTTGAACGAGAACTCTATTAATCTTAGCACGACCTTTGATTGTACCCAATATATCTGGATTCCCAGCAACGTTGGGGATGGGACAAGCCGCGACAAATTTAAGTGTTGGGGTAAGCACGGTAGTGTGAACATAGAAAGCGCAATTACTCAATCCTGCGATATTTTCTTTTATAACGTGGCTCAAAACGCCAGTAAAGACGCAGTTACCGGTAAGCAGTTGGCTTATTACACCGCCCCGGACTCCAAAGACCCGATAGCTTTCAAGGGAATGGGCATTACCAAACTGCAAAAATATATGGATATGTTCGGACTGGGAAAACAGACCGGCATCGAACTGCCAGATGAATATCCCGGCTTGCTCCAGACTCCCGAAACTTTCCCCAAAGACCATCAGGGCAACCAGTGGTCGTTGGGTGATACCATTACCACTGCTATCGGGCAAAACGATACTCAGATGACACCGCTTCAGGTTTGCCTAATGACCGCAACCATCGCAAACGGTGGTACTCTAATCAGACCGCGCCTTGTTAAGCGGGTGTTGGATAATGCCGGAAATGAGGTTGTAAAAGATGAGCGTTTCATCATGTCGGTGCTGGAAGTATCACAAACCCACCTGAACACGGTCAAGCGTGGTATGCGCAAAGTAGTGCTGCCGGGGGGTACTGCCGAAAGCCAGATGGCAAATCAAATGGGTAACCTCACTGTGGCAGGTAAAACCGGTACGGCGGAATATGGCGAATCTTACGGTCAAGATGCATCTGGCAACCTATTGTTCCCTACTTTGGCGTGGTTTACCTGCTTTGCACCCTATGAGAAACCTCGCTACGCTGTAACCACACTTATTACCACCGCTGAAAACCAGATTGAAGGTTCAACCTTTGCAGTGCCTGCTGCTAAAAAAATATTACAAGCTTTATTCCCCAAAGAAACCGGGGTAAAAGCTTGA
- the minC gene encoding septum site-determining protein MinC, which translates to MAPGSDKKNTAVTIKGNAGGLLVRFLDDEEYHFSQLLNEFEARLKQSGKFFLRANTSVDLGRRELDQSDLELLQGLMARYEIKLEKIISGSNATRSVARHVGIEYVLPNRENTRLPLQTSRETTGASFDNAEALFVRRTLRSGQLLKHHGDICLLGDLNPGAQITAGGNVIVWGTVHGVIEAGLDASPEQETVVCALQLTPTLLRIGEVVARAPETRSRNYHPEIARVSNGSIVIEQWKPPRK; encoded by the coding sequence ATGGCACCCGGCAGCGATAAAAAAAATACCGCCGTAACGATTAAAGGTAATGCTGGCGGCTTGCTGGTTAGATTTCTGGATGATGAAGAATATCACTTTTCCCAACTGCTGAATGAGTTTGAAGCTAGGTTAAAGCAATCGGGAAAATTCTTTTTACGCGCCAACACCTCTGTTGATTTGGGTAGGCGAGAGCTTGACCAATCGGATTTGGAACTATTGCAGGGCTTGATGGCACGTTACGAAATAAAGTTGGAGAAAATAATCAGCGGTTCTAATGCCACCCGCAGTGTGGCGCGTCACGTTGGGATAGAATATGTTCTGCCCAACCGCGAAAATACTCGCTTACCGCTCCAAACTAGCCGTGAAACCACCGGCGCGTCCTTTGATAATGCCGAAGCTTTGTTTGTACGGCGCACCTTGCGCAGCGGGCAACTTCTCAAGCATCACGGTGATATTTGCCTACTGGGGGATTTAAATCCGGGCGCACAGATTACGGCAGGCGGAAACGTTATTGTTTGGGGCACGGTGCACGGCGTGATTGAAGCCGGGCTTGACGCTTCTCCTGAGCAGGAAACAGTAGTTTGCGCATTGCAACTAACCCCAACTTTGTTGCGTATTGGTGAGGTGGTAGCGCGCGCACCTGAAACACGCTCTCGAAACTATCATCCAGAAATTGCCAGAGTCAGCAACGGTTCGATTGTAATTGAGCAATGGAAGCCGCCTCGAAAATGA
- the minE gene encoding cell division topological specificity factor MinE, with product MGLFDKLLGRNIGGKPAKSSTVAKDRLQLALISDRIKVTPEQMELIKEEIVSVISRHFDIDREAMEITWGDKHDKLVANIPVRRSRML from the coding sequence ATGGGGCTTTTTGATAAATTGCTTGGTAGGAACATTGGCGGTAAACCTGCCAAAAGCTCTACCGTTGCTAAAGACCGCCTCCAACTTGCCCTAATCTCGGATAGAATCAAAGTAACTCCAGAACAGATGGAACTCATCAAAGAAGAAATCGTATCTGTTATCAGCCGTCATTTTGATATTGATCGGGAAGCAATGGAAATTACATGGGGCGACAAACACGATAAACTAGTGGCTAACATTCCGGTGCGTCGTTCAAGAATGCTATGA
- a CDS encoding secondary thiamine-phosphate synthase enzyme YjbQ produces MNKLQPDKNPATFPTWSRTGFRVLTKNIRIQTHGDGDILDITKQAQERISETGLQNGTVTLFIQGSTAALTTMEFEPGLIQDLTALFEKLAPREAYYKHQDRWQDGNGFSHIRAAMLGPSLTVPFSDGFLTLGTWQQIIIVDFDNRPRQREIVLQIMGE; encoded by the coding sequence ATGAATAAATTGCAGCCTGATAAAAATCCTGCAACGTTTCCAACTTGGTCTAGGACCGGATTTAGAGTTTTAACCAAAAACATCCGAATCCAAACCCATGGGGATGGGGATATTCTGGATATAACCAAACAGGCTCAAGAGCGCATCAGTGAAACAGGGCTTCAAAATGGCACTGTGACTCTGTTTATTCAGGGTTCTACTGCAGCACTCACTACTATGGAATTTGAACCGGGTTTGATACAGGATTTGACAGCTTTGTTTGAAAAGCTAGCGCCTCGTGAAGCTTACTATAAACATCAAGATCGCTGGCAAGATGGCAACGGTTTTTCACATATCAGAGCGGCTATGCTAGGTCCCTCTCTCACAGTACCATTTAGCGATGGTTTTTTGACTTTGGGAACGTGGCAACAAATTATCATTGTTGATTTTGATAATCGCCCGCGACAACGGGAAATTGTATTACAAATTATGGGTGAATAA